A window of the Motacilla alba alba isolate MOTALB_02 chromosome 26, Motacilla_alba_V1.0_pri, whole genome shotgun sequence genome harbors these coding sequences:
- the RABIF gene encoding guanine nucleotide exchange factor MSS4 produces the protein MAAPCAEMEPAAPPASPPAPPAAAPGSAGLVCAQGRNLRAVLCQRCGSRVLLPGAATFARRELLLPAMRKKAAAAAAGGGGDVLREHWLVRDMFSFENVGFTRDVGNVKFLVCADCEAGPIGWHCLDDKDSFYVALERVAHE, from the exons ATGGCGGCGCCCTGCGCGGAGATGGAGCCGGCGGCGCCTCCGGCCTCTCCCCCCGCTCCGCCTGCGGCCGCGCCGGGCTCGGCCGGGCTCGTGTGCGCGCAGGGCCGCAACCTGCGGGCCGTGCTGTGCCAGCGCTGCGGCTCCCGGGTGCTGCTGCCCGGCGCCGCCACCTTCGCCCGCCGTGAG ctcctcctgcccgcCATGAGGAAgaaggcggcggcggcggcggcgggaggcggcggggacGTGCTGCGGGAGCACTGGCTGGTGCGCGACATGTTCTCCTTCGAGAACGTGGGATTCACCCGCGACGTGGGCAACGTCAAGTTCCTGGTGTGCGCCGACTGCGAGGCGGGGCCCATCGGCTGGCACTGCCTCGACGACAAGGACAGCTTCTACGTGGCGCTGGAGCGCGTGGCCCACGAGTGA